CCAAAATCCCCGACAAACAGCACTAAGTCAACACCAAGATGCTTAAGTGCATTGCCATCCTCCACTTCCCATTGGTCGTGAACATCTCCAACTACAGCGATTTTCAATGTTTTTGAATTAGTTGTCTGACTGGTCATGCCACTTTCCTTGCCATATGCTTCCAGCATAGGCAATCCATAACGATTTTGTCATAACTCCCAAAATTGTCTTATGATTTCACCTGATAATTGTTCACTGACAACTAACAGCTTTCACTTAACACTATCATTAGTTCCTATTAATTGTGTGAATTTATTATTAATCGCAACCTCGTCATAATGTCTCCAAATTCACGTAAACCAATTCTCGATTTCTAGATCGATAAAATCAGTGTAGTTTGACACATTGTTAGTCATGATAATCAATTGGTTAACTTTAGCGATCACGGCAATTTGACCATCTGCAAATGATGGCGTTTTGCCAATGCTAACCAGACGTGATCTTTCTATAGCCTGCCATTGTGCAGCCTTAGCATCATATGATAATAATTGAATATTGGGTTAAACTACTTCTTTGAGATATCTTTCTATAGTTTGACGTTTTTTAGACTCTGGAAGACGATAGCAACCAAAAAGTAATTCATGATAGACAATTGTTGCTGTTGCTATTTCATTTTCATATTGCCGCAACTTTTCCATCACTTTCGCATTGGGAATTGGACGTAATGGTTCACAAAGAATATTAGTATCCAGTAAAAAGCGCCAACTCACCAAACTACCTCACGTCCTGGTGAAGAGTCGCGTACATCTGCAAAAATGTCAGATTCAATACCCATTTTTTCCAAATCTTCTGCTTGCCGAAAAATTTCCAGAGATTGCCAGAATCCAGACTCCTCACTCGTGATGATGCTAGACTCTGCGTATGAAATATCAACTTCAATTTCTTGCCCATCAGGAATATTGATTTTATGAAATATTTCTATAGTTTTGCCGCGTTTTAGGCCTTTGATTTTCATGACTTTGATTCTATAAATAAAAAGTTAAATATCTTTGAGATTATATTAGGACTTAGGCAGTAGTAACGAAAAAAGAACCACCCTCCGGGTACTCTACCTTGAAGCCGCTGAGTCGCAAAGCCACACGCTGCGCGAACGCGTCTACGTGACGCAAACCACCTTTTTGGGGGCTGGACTCACAAAGGACACAAAGAACACGAAGAAAGAGACTTTCACAGAGATTTTGCGTAAGACCTATATATTAAGATTATCTTTTCAATTTTACCTTTTCCTCATTTAGTAGAATATTGGCATTAAAGCAATTTGTCAGCTATAAAATTTCAACAATTCCTGCGTTTGCTTTACTCCCACCAACGTATTCGCACACAAAATTCCAGATGCAGCTACCGCAGGGACACCAATTCCTGGCATAGTGCTATCACCAACGCGATACAAACCCTGTATCGGTGTGTGGGTTCCTGGAAACATACCCTTACCTGCTGCGATCGCAGGACCGTAGGTTCCTTGATACCTCCTTATATAATAAGCATGAGTTAGGGGTGTACCAACCAGTTCTAACACCACACGCTCCCTAATATCCGGGATAATTTTCTCTAAGGCACGGTATAAAGTTTCTGCTTTCTGCCGTTTCTTGTGTTCATATCCATCATTGCGTTCCCAGCCCAGGTAGGGTTCTAGGGTGTAAGCGTGGACTACATGATGTCCTTGGGGGGCAAGTTTTGCATCCCAGACGCTGGGAATAGATATCATACAAGTATTCCCAGGTGTGGTGATATCTTTGTTCGCATCGTGAATTACTACATGATGTCCCGTTAAATGTTCTAAACCATCGGCACGGATACCTAAGTGTAAATGCATAAAACTATCAATACTTGGTGTAGCTAAAGCTGCTTGGTGGTAAGATGCAGGTAAATCCTTAGAATCTAATAGCTGAGTATAGGTATCCCAAATACTGGCATTAGAAATCACTGTAGGCGCTTTGAGAATTGAAGACTCGGATAAGTAAATACTGCTCCCTTGTCCTCCTTGTCCTCCTTGTCCTTTTACCCCAGTGTCACCCCTTCGCGATCGCAACCGTACACCTACAACTTTCCCTGATTCCACCAAAATTTGCTCGACATGACACCCCAATAGCAATTTACCACCCCAACGTTCTAGCCCCCGCACCAAGGCGTTAACAATTGCTCCACTGCCACCCACAGGATACTCAACGCCAGCGCGGGAGCGTTCACCTAACATAAAAGCTACTTCGGGGGCAATTGTCCCGTGTGCTTTTAAACCCGATAACAAAAAGCATTCTAGGTCAATCAACCGTCTTACCCAAGGGTCTTTGACAGTAGCATCCATCACGTTACCCACAGAAGCTTGGACAAGGGGCAAATTAGGTAACATCTTTAACAATGAGGGTAAATAACGCCCTAACAGCACGGGTAGTAATTGCCAATCTGCTCTCAGTGTCAGGGTGGGAATGCCTTTCATGGCATCATATAAAGGCAAGAGGCGGCGTTCAAACTGTTCTAATTCCCTGGCGCCAACAGGAGTAATTTTAGCTACTTCTTCCCGATAGCGATCGCCATCACTGTAAACTGCCAAAGTTCCTTCGGGAAAATGGTAATGTCCTAATGGGTCATAACGAACAGCTCTAACAGATTCACCGATTACATCCAGAACTTGTTTCAGGGGATTTACACTCTGAATATCTGTCAAACCACAATAAAATGAAGGACCAGAATCAAATTCAAATCCCCGACGTCTAAAATTATGAGCTGCACCACCAGCAATTGTGTGACTTTCGCAGACAATCACGCGTTTGCCATAACGCGCCAGTAAGACCGCAGCACACAACCCACCGATACCGCTACCGATGACGATGACATCATATTTATCCTTTGTCATTTGTCATTTGTCCTTTGTCCCTTGTTTAATACTAAATAACAAATGACCAATGACCCTTGACCATTGACCCTTGACCAATGACCCTGACTATTGACCAATGACCAATGACGAACCATTAATTGAATTAAAAGGTGTTTCCAAGTCCTTTGGTGACAATAAGGTTTTAGACAATGTGGATTTGAGGATTTTTCGGGGAGAAGCATTAGGGATAATTGGGCCTAGTGGTACTGGTAAATCAACAATTTTACGCGTCATTGCAGGTTTGATTGCTCCTGATACTGGAGAAATTATTGTGCAAGGTGTGCGCCGAGAAGGATTGATAGAAGATGGTGCTGATCCAGTTGGTATTGGTATGGTGTTTCAGCAGGCGGCATTATTTGATTCACTGACAGTTGATGAAAATGTCGGGTTCTTTCTCTATCAGCACTCAAAACTGTCGCGATCGCGAGTTCGCGACTTAGTTGAGGAAAAATTAGAGATGGTGGGTTTACCAGGAATAGGCGATCGCTATCCTGCGGAACTATCTGGAGGGATGCGAAAACGGGTAAGTTTTGCCCGTGCAATTATGTCTAATCCCGAAAACACTAAAGAAGGTCCAGAGGTTTTACTATACGATGAACCTACTGCTGGACTTGACCCCATCGCCTCAACAGTAATTGAAGATTTAATTCGACAGTTGCGATCTACACAAGGAGTTTGTAGCACCTACGCAATTGTGACTCACCAAGAGAGTACCATCCGTCGTACAGCTGATAGGCTAGTATTTCTGTATCAGGGTAAAGTACAGTGGCAAGGTACAGTTACTGAACTAGACCATACAGATAATCCTTTAATCAGACAATTTATGAGTGGTAGTATATCCGGACCAATTCAAGTAGCAGGATGAGGGAGATGGGGAGATGGGGAGGTGGGAAGGTGGGGAAGTGTGGGGAGTGTGTAGACGCGTAGCGGCTTAAGGTAAGGGTGGAGTGTGGGGAGTGTGAGGAGTGTAATTCAGTTATCAGTTATCAAAAATTTATTACTCTACAGTTAACAGTTAACTTGTTAACTGTTCACTGATTTCTAACCACCAACAAACCACAACCTAATCTAAAATCTAAAAATCTAAGACGGAGGATAAAAAAATGCGATCGCGCACATTTCGAGAAGGTTCTGTGGGTTTACTACTCCTCTTGGGAGTGGGTGTGTTTGGAATGATTATCCTCTGGTTAACAAGATTTACTGCTGCTGCAAGTTCATACAAAGCTTTTGTAGAATTTGCCAATGCTGGCGGGATGCAAAAAGGAGCAATAGTTCGCTTTCGTGGTGTCAAAGTCGGTAATATTGCTGCAATTCGACCAGGGCCAAATAATGTAGAAGTAGAAATCGAAATTGCCAATCCTAACCTAATTATTCCCCGGGATGTCAAGGTAGAAGCGAATCAATCGGGTCTCATTAGCGAAAGCATAATTGACATTACACCTAAATCACCATTACCGAGTGGTGTAAATGTAGCTAAACCATTAGATAGAGATTGCGATCCAAGTCTGATCGTTTGTAATGGTTCACGCTTAAAAGGTCAAATTGGTATCAGTTTGGATGAGTTAATTCGTAGCAGTACTGTTTTTGCCAATCTTTATACTCAGCCTCAAATCTACGATAACCTCAACAATACATTAGCAAACGCCTCTAAGGCAGCAGCTCAAGTCGTTGTTCTCAGTCGGGATCTTTCCAACTTGACTAAAACTACGCAAAAGCAATTAAGTGGTTTGTCAACCGCCACAAATTCAGTTGCAAATGCAGCAGATCAAATCAGCGCATCTACTGCAAAAACAACCAATCAATTTAGTAATACAGCGAGTGCTTTTAGTGCTACAGCAAAGGATCTCAGCCTCACAGCAAATCAGGCAAGTCAACTAATTAAAAATTTGGATACCTTACTAACAGGTAATCGCTCTGCTTTGGTTGGCACTTTAAATAATATTACGGCAACCACCACTGAACTAAGAACTACAGTTAGTAGTTTATCACCTACTCTCAATCGTTTAACACAGGGAGAGTTAATCCAAAATTTAGAAACTCTCTCCGCAAATGCTGCACAAGCTTCGGCTAATTTGCGGGATGCTAGCCAAGCACTCAACAATCCTAATAACTTGTTGGTGTTACAACAAACCCTAGATTCTGCCAGGGTAACGTTTGAAAACGCCCAGAAAATCACATCAGATTTAGACGAATTGACTGGTGATCCAACTTTTCGAGAAAATGTCAGGCAGCTGGTAAATGGTCTAGGTAAATTGCTGTCTTCTACTCAACAAATAGAACAACAAATTGAAGTTGCTTCTACACTTAATGCAGTCAAAACAGCAATGAAAAATCCCAATGCCACAACATTAACAACAAACAATCAATCACAATTGAAATTTAATATTCCACCTACAACTTTGAACAGTGCAACTCAAGAAATTCAACCAACAGCTATTGAATTTGCTTCCTCGCCATCTCAAGAAAAACTATTGCAGAAATTACGTGAGTATGGAAAACAACAGCAGCAGGAAGGAACAACAAAATAGAAGAACATGCAATATAAGAGAAAATATCATACCCTTGTTCTCTAGCCTGTGCAATTATGTCGAACCACTTTGCTCACGGTTACGCCTTATATCAAGCCCGGCTAATTGCTTACGATATTATGCTTAGTTGTTGGTCATTGTTTTTTCCCATTACCCATCACCAATTACCAATTACCGACCCCAAGGGATAATATAAGTGTTCAAGCGAACATAATATGACTTGTGCATTTGCACAATTGTTGTGAGTGAAAAGAAAAAATATTTTAGTCAAATGCCCAATGAACTAAGACTTATAAGTAAGTAATTTTAAGAGAGTTGCCCTTGAAGATAAAAGATGCATGTTACACGAACTTCAATCTCTAAAGCAACTGTCTATTTCTCGGATCGCTATTGTGCGCGCCCTCCCTGGATTAGGTGATTTACTTTGTACTGTACCAGCCTTTAGGGCGCTCAGAGCAGCTTTTCCCCAAGCCCAAATTACCTTAATTGGTCTACCTTGGGCGCGTTCTTTTATAGAACGTTTCAGCCATTATCTTGATGAGTTCTTAGAATTTCCTGGCTACCCAGGAATCCCAGAATTACCATCTTCAGTCCATAAATTGCCAGAGTTTTTGCTAAAAGCTCAAGAGCAACATTTTGACTTAGCATTGCAAATGCATGGTAACGGTATTGTCAGCAATTCCTTTACTACCTTACTTGGTGCTTGTATTAACGCTGGTTTTTATCTTCCGGAACATTATTGCCCTAATCCAGACTACTTTTTGCCTTATCCAGACAACGAACCAGAAATATGGCGTCACCTACGCTTAATGGAATTTTTAGGGATACCACTCCAGGGGGATGAACTAGAATTTCCGTTGCAGGATGAAGATTTTGCGGCTTTGCCACACCTACCTGATAAATATGTCTGCGTTCATCCTGGTGCTAGTCTGCCAGAGAAACGCTGGTCTTTAAAAAGCTTTGCAGCTGTTGCTGATGCGATCGCTGTTCGTGGATTCCAAATTGTGCTTACTGGTACAGCATCAGAAGCAAATTTAACCCAGGCATTAACGGCAATGATGCGTTTCCAGCCGATTGATCTGGCTGGAAAGACTAGTCTAGGGACAATGGCAGCCCTTTTAAGTAAAGCTAGTTTACTAGTTTGTAACGATACTGGTGTTTCCCATTTAGCTGCTGCTTTACGAGTCAAGAGTGTTGTCATTTTTACGAATGCATCACTGTATCGATGGGCTCCTTTAAACCGTGAAATTCACCGTTCTCTCAGTCCTAGTTTCATACAGTTCCCAGATGTCGAAGAATCATTTGTAAGTTCTACAAGCAAATCCTTTGATACAAAATTTGGTGGTTTTTATTTTCCCGTAACACCAGCAATGGTAATGACTCAGGTAGAAGACCTACTGTTGAAGAAAACTTCCAATGTTACCTGAGACTTGGGAAAACGTGCGGCGAGTTTTGGCAATTCAAGTAGGTAGTCAGGGAGATTTAATGCTGACTATCCCTGCATTGCAAAAACTGCGCTACTTATTCTCAGATGCTGTCATTACTTTAATGGTTTCCCCAAGCGCTAAACAACTAGATTCCCATAGGCGTTGGATAGATGATGTATTGGTTTACGAAGGTGGTGAAAGCAAGTTTAAAAATAATGAATATGAATTGGCTTTAATATCAAATCTGCGCCAATATGCTTTTGATGTCTCCGTAATTTTTACAAATTCTGGAGAGTCACCATATACTCTTGCTTATATTTGCTATTTGGCAGGAATCCCAATTCGTATTGGTCAGTCGAAAGAGTTTGGTGGTAGTGTTCTCTCCCATTGCGTAAAGCCGATAAGGACACAGGGAGACACGGAGAGTATTGTTGATATACATACCTCAGACCTATATGATCCTATAGGCGATCATCTCTTCTTACTGGAATCTGCATTTAAGTAATCTTTATTTTATTTATTAATTATTAATGATCTGGCAACCTAACTTTGAAGAGTAAAAGAACGAACCACAAAGGGCACAAAGAACACGAAGGAAGAGGAAAACAAGAGTAATCGAAAAGTTGATTCACTTAGCAAAGTTAATTTACTAGACTACTAATTTCATCAAAATCTCTCTATAAAAAAATCCCTTCTTCGCGTACTTTGCGTCTTTGCGGTAGCCTGCGGCAAGCCGCTTTGCGTCTACATTACTTCATCCCTATATTGTGCAACGCCCAAAAATTGAGAATTAAAAGTTTAAAGGATGCTTTCTAGTTAACACTTGATTATGCAACCATTACGTATCTTGACCTGGCACGTCCACGGTAGTTATCTCTACTATTTAACCCAAACTCAGCATCATTTTTATTTGCCTGTTAAACCAGGACGACCTGAGGGTTATGGTGGTCGTTTAGGTGGTTTTCCTTGGTCCAATAACGTTTATGATGTTCCTGC
Above is a genomic segment from Fischerella sp. JS2 containing:
- a CDS encoding NAD(P)/FAD-dependent oxidoreductase → MTKDKYDVIVIGSGIGGLCAAVLLARYGKRVIVCESHTIAGGAAHNFRRRGFEFDSGPSFYCGLTDIQSVNPLKQVLDVIGESVRAVRYDPLGHYHFPEGTLAVYSDGDRYREEVAKITPVGARELEQFERRLLPLYDAMKGIPTLTLRADWQLLPVLLGRYLPSLLKMLPNLPLVQASVGNVMDATVKDPWVRRLIDLECFLLSGLKAHGTIAPEVAFMLGERSRAGVEYPVGGSGAIVNALVRGLERWGGKLLLGCHVEQILVESGKVVGVRLRSRRGDTGVKGQGGQGGQGSSIYLSESSILKAPTVISNASIWDTYTQLLDSKDLPASYHQAALATPSIDSFMHLHLGIRADGLEHLTGHHVVIHDANKDITTPGNTCMISIPSVWDAKLAPQGHHVVHAYTLEPYLGWERNDGYEHKKRQKAETLYRALEKIIPDIRERVVLELVGTPLTHAYYIRRYQGTYGPAIAAGKGMFPGTHTPIQGLYRVGDSTMPGIGVPAVAASGILCANTLVGVKQTQELLKFYS
- a CDS encoding ABC transporter ATP-binding protein, which codes for MTNDEPLIELKGVSKSFGDNKVLDNVDLRIFRGEALGIIGPSGTGKSTILRVIAGLIAPDTGEIIVQGVRREGLIEDGADPVGIGMVFQQAALFDSLTVDENVGFFLYQHSKLSRSRVRDLVEEKLEMVGLPGIGDRYPAELSGGMRKRVSFARAIMSNPENTKEGPEVLLYDEPTAGLDPIASTVIEDLIRQLRSTQGVCSTYAIVTHQESTIRRTADRLVFLYQGKVQWQGTVTELDHTDNPLIRQFMSGSISGPIQVAG
- a CDS encoding MlaD family protein, with product MRSRTFREGSVGLLLLLGVGVFGMIILWLTRFTAAASSYKAFVEFANAGGMQKGAIVRFRGVKVGNIAAIRPGPNNVEVEIEIANPNLIIPRDVKVEANQSGLISESIIDITPKSPLPSGVNVAKPLDRDCDPSLIVCNGSRLKGQIGISLDELIRSSTVFANLYTQPQIYDNLNNTLANASKAAAQVVVLSRDLSNLTKTTQKQLSGLSTATNSVANAADQISASTAKTTNQFSNTASAFSATAKDLSLTANQASQLIKNLDTLLTGNRSALVGTLNNITATTTELRTTVSSLSPTLNRLTQGELIQNLETLSANAAQASANLRDASQALNNPNNLLVLQQTLDSARVTFENAQKITSDLDELTGDPTFRENVRQLVNGLGKLLSSTQQIEQQIEVASTLNAVKTAMKNPNATTLTTNNQSQLKFNIPPTTLNSATQEIQPTAIEFASSPSQEKLLQKLREYGKQQQQEGTTK
- a CDS encoding glycosyltransferase family 9 protein; amino-acid sequence: MLHELQSLKQLSISRIAIVRALPGLGDLLCTVPAFRALRAAFPQAQITLIGLPWARSFIERFSHYLDEFLEFPGYPGIPELPSSVHKLPEFLLKAQEQHFDLALQMHGNGIVSNSFTTLLGACINAGFYLPEHYCPNPDYFLPYPDNEPEIWRHLRLMEFLGIPLQGDELEFPLQDEDFAALPHLPDKYVCVHPGASLPEKRWSLKSFAAVADAIAVRGFQIVLTGTASEANLTQALTAMMRFQPIDLAGKTSLGTMAALLSKASLLVCNDTGVSHLAAALRVKSVVIFTNASLYRWAPLNREIHRSLSPSFIQFPDVEESFVSSTSKSFDTKFGGFYFPVTPAMVMTQVEDLLLKKTSNVT